From a single Pseudorasbora parva isolate DD20220531a chromosome 15, ASM2467924v1, whole genome shotgun sequence genomic region:
- the sb:cb1081 gene encoding sterile alpha motif domain-containing protein 9-like, whose protein sequence is MYAIPDVARIPTQLRDSLSCLDVVWSDMFENRDSAISSEEALKLETDYLKGAPPQWKNFNTPKNSPFVERDGFNDLIQLIERKKRKSCLITKVSLQYESGSGGSTLAMQVLWHFRKNLRCARVIDSDLDKLPKQVVDLFLLSDKQHAKHDQKTVLLMLDTKENTNDQPIKNTLWENLIDEIHKRDISTDTPVVIILNCRSANVLNIDRVKANVEISMKLSPSEQQRFYQKRKELKKKHKAMSQNFHAFNIMQGGFKKEDADKVITPEMVEHVIYHPNSKSTRLFGFLALINSYLPGSHLSKHLCEEFLARKKYPSDEEDVLKTTMEPFMDLIVTFSVARNECIRMAHPMIADACLNMLTNHKLTQFNIAFDFLKSMVKENESDYMQICKRMLTKRPDPEKYKFSELILDLMKDRNKHEQCIRLLKRASELFTKDPFYPQALARLYYLEVNNYDQAEIWAEKAIDIEPNKSHIMDTLGQVHKSHLQTILNKNTETNKVLAIAKSAIEAFKEEEVVAENESEERTSFNYRGYFGFLQVLKIRAKKNLKQKHSEFISGHRRDVEVRYDFFEWFLAFSRPKINKKDPDYILNDVEECYKLYFAQKKQTDEATLNEKKMKSFGGLLHFLKSDISVLKQKQSAFKNPQSEDETQNILYILSNIILSIFDEQSENIEELQASLQKLWVSKDKGRSPEFYLLILLLFWFDEAQPRLPNPPDLQQCVLYMAETYEKNYEKYLRSRYLVPLFFFGNVGNGLQRLVHSSELLQSDEVGDLEHRLKGDVDCLQRINGEVKENHKVFAIRDGKQIQVKPHKPASVYKRGQVSFYLGFNIKGPVAFNIRYTK, encoded by the coding sequence ATGTACGCCATACCTGATGTAGCCAGAATTCCAACTCAACTTAGAGATTCACTATCATGCCTCGACGTTGTGTGGTCTGATATGTTTGAGAATAGAGACTCTGCGATTAGCTCTGAAGAAGCTCTGAAGCTCGAGACGGATTATCTTAAAGGAGCCCCACCACAGTGGAAGAACTTTAACACACCCAAGAACTCACCTTTTGTAGAAAGGGATGGCTTTAATGATCTTATTCAGTtaattgagagaaaaaaaaggaaaagctGTCTGATCACTAAAGTTTCTTTGCAATACGAGTCTGGCAGTGGAGGGTCAACCCTCGCCATGCAGGTGCTTTGGCATTTTCGGAAAAACCTCCGGTGTGCCAGAGTGATCGACTCTGATTTAGACAAACTACCGAAACAAGTGGTGGACCTTTTTCTACTGTCTGATAAACAACATGCAAAACATGATCAGAAAACTGTCCTGCTGATGCTAGACACCAAGGAAAACACCAACGATCAGCCAATCAAGAATACACTCTGGGAAAACCTGATTGACGAAATACACAAGAGGGACATCAGTACAGACACTCCGGTTGTGATCATTTTAAACTGCAGATCTGCAAATGTTCTTAACATTGATCGCGTGAAAGCCAATGTGGAAATTTCAATGAAGCTCTCTCCCAGTGAGCAACAGAGGTTTTATCAAAAAAGGAAGGAGCTGAAAAAGAAACACAAGGCAATGTCACAAAACTTCCATGCCTTTAACATAATGCAGGGAGGTTTCAAGAAGGAGGATGCTGACAAAGTGATCACACCAGAAATGGTAGAGCATGTTATATATCATCCAAACTCCAAAAGCACGAGACTTTTCGGCTTTTTGGCTTTGATAAATTCGTACCTCCCAGGCTCACACTTGTCGAAGCATTTGTGCGAGGAATTCCTTGCACGTAAAAAGTATCCCTCCGATGAGGAAGACGTCCTGAAAACAacaatggagccttttatggaTCTTATAGTCACATTCTCAGTCGCAAGGAACGAATGCATACGCATGGCACATCCAATGATTGCTGATGCATGCCTAAATATGCTCACTAACCACAAACTGACACAATTTAACATCGCTTTTGACTTCTTGAAAAGCATGGTAAAAGAAAATGAGAGTGATTACATGCAAATTTGCAAGAGAATGTTAACCAAAAGGCCAGACCCAGAAAAGTACAAGTTTTCTGAACTGATTCTTGACCTCATGAAGGACAGAAATAAGCACGAGCAATGCATTCGTTTGTTGAAGCGGGCTTCAGAGTTGTTCACCAAAGACCCTTTTTATCCTCAAGCACTTGCACGTTTGTATTACCTTGAGGTGAACAATTATGATCAGGCAGAAATCTGGGCAGAAAAGGCCATTGATATAGAGCCCAATAAATCTCATATTATGGATACACTGGGACAAGTTCACAAAAGTCACCTGCAGACCATTCTGAACAAAAACACAGAAACGAACAAAGTTTTGGCCATTGCAAAGTCTGCCATTGAAGCATTTAAAGAGGAAGAGGTTGTAGCTGAAAACGAGTCAGAAGAAAGGACCAGTTTTAATTACCGGGGCTACTTTGGATTTCTCCAGGTTTTGAAAATAagggcaaaaaaaaatcttaaacaaAAGCACAGTGAATTCATCAGTGGTCACAGAAGGGACGTTGAGGTCAGATATGATTTCTTTGAATGGTTCCTGGCATTCTCAAGACCAAAGATCAATAAAAAGGATCCAGACTACATTCTCAATGACGTTGAAGAGTGCTACAAGCTGTACTTTGCACAGAAAAAGCAGACTGATGAAGCCACCCTGAACGAGAAGAAAATGAAGTCCTTTGGAGGGCTACTTCATTTCCTCAAATCTGATATTAGTGTGCTTAAACAAAAGCAGAGCGCTTTTAAAAATCCCCAATCTGAGGATGAAACCCAAAACATTCTCTACATTCTTTCCAACATCATCCTGAGTATTTTTGATGAACAGTCGGAAAACATTGAAGAGCTCCAGGCCAGTTTACAGAAACTTTGGGTCAGCAAAGACAAAGGCAGAAGCCCAGAGTTTTACCTCTTGATCCTTTTGCTCTTCTGGTTTGATGAAGCGCAGCCAAGACTCCCAAACCCTCCAGACCTCCAACAATGTGTCCTATATATGGCTGAAACATATGAGAAGAACTATGAGAAATACCTTCGCAGTCGCTACCTGGTGCCTCTGTTCTTCTTTGGGAACGTAGGGAATGGTTTGCAGAGACTGGTTCACAGCTCAGAACTACTTCAAAGTGATGAAGTCGGAGATTTGGAGCACCGATTAAAAGGTGACGTTGATTGTCTCCAGCGTATCAATGGGGAGGTCAAGGAGAATCATAAAGTGTTTGCTATTAGAGATGGGAAACAGATTCAAGTCAAACCTCACAAACCGGCCAGTGTGTACAAACGAGGCCAGGTGTCGTTCTACCTCGGCTTCAATATCAAAGGACCTGTTGCCTTCAACATCAGATATACTAAATAA